aaaGAAGCCGATTTAGTCAGCCGGGGGTGACTAGCGTCAGCTTGAAGTCAACCCAGGGTGACCTGAAtaggcttctagtcacccccgggtgacttgtgggtcATTTCAGTTTgccaatgacccaatgagcaatACTATGTTTAAAGATATACAACAGGTCCCAAAACCAATTtgttaacttaattaaaaacatatggAAGCTGTATACATGACTGATGAGGTTTGAATGCTCTCCCAACCAACACCAGTCCACTGTATTGACCCTTGCAGATATAAGGCTTCGTGAGTGGtaactatttatttttaagatttgacctagaTTTCGGAAGCAACTTGCTCCAGATTCAATCTTGGCCTAgatattaagatatttttttacCAAGTCTAGATTAAGTCATACATTTGGCCTCTACTAAGCTTAGACCTGCTGACGTAGTTTTTGGAAGAACCTGGCCCAATTTGAAATTTGCCTAGAAATTGTCAACATCAACTTTGTGACCAAGTATCGTCaagattggattaaaaaaatgttgcatttagAGTGTTAAAGGTTGGTGACACACGACGGATGTTGGAAATAGCTCACCATGAACAATATGTGCTAAAGTGAGCTAATAAGGAATGGCATGTTTAATGCTTATTGGGACAATACCGGTGaaatcggaggggacttatggtttgcgctctgtgtgtccgtcagtatgtcagtcagtaagtctgtcacacttttctggatcctgcgataactttaaagttcttaatattttttaatgaaacttgaaacatggatagatgacaatatggagattatgcacgtcatttcattttggtcctacgtaaaaaattatgATTGCTTTGgcaagaaatataaaaaaaaatataaaaaatctgacaatagtggagtttcaccggtaggggaccatattgcttgacaatagtcttgttctatatcattttgatgcccctggtagggtggcatatagcaataCTGTCCGTCGgtgtgtcagtatgtgtgtatgtcagtcggtccgtcctaaaactttaatggccataactttttcaatattgaagatagcaacttgatatttggcatgcatgtgcatctcacggagctgcacattttgagtggttaaaggtgaaggtcaaggtcatccttcaaggtcaaatatctaatatatggcgtctgtccgtccgtccaaaaactttaacattggccataacttttacactattgaagatagccacttgatatttggcatgcatgtgtatttcatggagctgaacattttgagtggtgaaaggtgaaggtcaaggtcatccttcaaggtaaaatgtcaaatatatggcatctgtccgtccgaaaactttaacattagccataactttttcaatattgaagatagcaacttgatatttggcatgcatgtgtatctcatgaagctgcacattttgagtggtggaagttcaaggtaaaaaaaaataaaatttaaagcggcgttctcatgaagctgcacattttaagtggtggaagttcaaggtcaaggtcaaaggtccaaaaaaatatatatttttatttcaaagcggcgttctcatgaagctgcacattttgagtggtggaaggtcaaggtcatccttcaaggtcaaacgtccaaaaaaaaaattaaaaaattcaaagcggcgcaatgggggcattgtgtttctgacgaacacatctcttgttttaaaaagattttccTTTAACACTTCCTTATTAAATAAGTGAACTAATAGTTTAACCTCCAGTGGACCATTTGTCAGCATGAGcacatgtttgttttcttaaGTGGGTTGTCGGTTGAAACGGATGTGTGCTAAAAGGGAAGTGAATAATTGAAAATACGAAAGtcaaatataaacttaaatatgaagaaaatagggacggcactttctgcctaaacttgatttttggtagaGGGACTTccatgaaactaaaaataccataaaagcggactgcacaggctaatctgggacgacacttaacgcaaatgcattaagcccagttttctcagaacacgacacatatcaAGGAGCTGTGTCCTGCTCCTGTTAGCTCTCCCCTACCCGCTTGCTGCCCTTCTGGACCTTAATATTTAATGTGAGATTTGATCAATGGAAACAACCATGCTTTAATAAAACTTCCATAACATCTGGTAGACTaagattttttagctcacctgaatgctcaggtgagcttttgtgaccggtcgtACGTCCagcgtacgtccgtccgtccatccgtccgttaacatttgttcgtaaacactagaggccacatttattgtccgattttcatgaaacttggtcagaagatttgtcccaataatatctcgatcgagttcgaaactggttcatgcagggtcaaaaactaggtcaaaaaaaaagaaaaagcttgtaaacactgtagaagtcacatttaatgcccaatcttcatgtaactttgtctaaatgtctgtcttaatgatatgttggttgagtttaaaagtggttccggtccgttgaaaaacatggccgccagtgggcggggctgttttccttatatggctatagagaaaccttgtaaacactctagaagtcacaattttggcccaatcatcatgaaagttaatcaaaacattggttttattgatatgtcggacgagttcgaaaatggtccagatcggtgaacaaacatggccgccagtgggcggggcatttttctccatatgtatatagtgaaaacatgtgagtactctagaagtcacattttttgctaaattttcatgaaatttggtcagaacatttgtttccttgatacgagagttgagttggagaatggttccggtcagttgaataacatggccgccggggggggggggcagttttcttatatttatatagtaaaaaaaagcttgtgaacactatagaagtcatattttttgcccaatcatcatataACTTCGTGAAAagattggttatatatatatatatatatctcatatgagtttgcaaatggtcccgatgggtcaataaacatggctgccaggggggtggggcagttttccttatgtgactatatatagagaaaccttgtgattgaacactggaagtcacatattttgccttatcttcatgaaacttagtcaatacattggttttattgatttcttggacaagttggaaaatggctcagatcggtgaaacacactttttagctcacctgattgctcaggtgaggttttaggattggtctttgtccactgtccgtccgtccacatttggtttgtaaacactctagcattcacatttctcaagcattctttatcaaagttgctgaaagatctcagtcaagtttgatgataggtcaccatttcaaatcttacaaaaacaaaaacactctacgccagagttttggttcaataatgatgaaacttgaccaggatgtttgtctggtcaatatctaggtcaagtttgacattaggtaaagattgaatgaaccgactcctctcaggtgagtgactagggccatcttggccctcttgtttatttaaaaaattgctaGAAATTGTTACCATACGTTGGCGTCTTTTTCCGTCCCTCaatcaagtttaaataaacaagaaatacttGTTATCTCATTTATGTTAGTGTACATATATTTACGATAAAATCATTAGTCCACactacaagtttaaattaaaaagcaatttGCAACGGTGGCAGgaaaaaaattgttataattCATATAATATATTGGAATAAAGATAAAACAATACAGATAATATTTTCGCCATTTGCATTTCATTAAGTTTAACCATTAAGTTTAAAGGACTTAAACAAAGCCATTAATTATTAGTGACAATAATTGAATACTGTTTACAtaatatttcggatattttatgcTCATCACAAAAACAGTACACATTTAAGTTACGAAGTGTAGACTTGCTTTTCTATTTGACCAAAAATACTTAAAAACGTATAACCTTGGATACAAATGTGAACAGATACTAGCATTGTTTTAATAGTATTCTATGGCATAGATAGTATATTTTATATCTGAATTCCGAATTTTATTagagttttattttgttttaacctGATTGTAATTTTAAAGCTGACCAATGCCTTTACAGTTCGTGTCTTTTTTAATAACTCAGGTAAAGGCGAACTTCACAAATCGCTTTTAAGATAACACTATATATAACCAAAAAACCATTATGAATATAAATGCTTATGTTGAATAATTAAAGCATGATATTATTATTGAGTGGTTGCTACATTTTTTAAACCAGTGGTCGACAGTGGAAATGGCGTACACAGCAAAGTACAGACATACAGAACGCTTATTTGCACAGCGTGTCCCTATGCCCATTCAGACCTTGCTTTGCTCTCATCGTCATTTCGTCTAAGTGCTATAtcccacaggtggaagtaacgtacccaggatagtatttttcatatatatatatttttaggagcccaatatattcaaataaatatataaaatcatgtttaatgagaaaaaaaattgacaaagagccatgaaaaaaaatccccaccctctgatattggaatcataactaTGGaattatgattccaatatcagagggtggggattttttttcatggctctttgtcaattgttttctcattaaacatgattttatatatttatttgaatatattgggctccctaaaaaaataaataaaaaaaaatactacccagggtacgttacttccacctgtgctaTATCCCTATATGATGCTTACATTGAATGTTTAATACGATCTGTTATAGGTAAACTATAATGGCATAATCACATAAGTATTTGTCAACGTATATATTCCAAAAAAGCCTgtgatttagaacagtatattaGTACAAGCGGAtagagtgtgtgttttttcattaaaatattttcatcAGGAACATAGATTAGTACCAGTAAGTTGCATAATTCAGTCCCTCAGTACGACGTCATTGTCGCAACACAGCGGACACATTCCCGCTAAAGCCGCCTTGCAGTCTCCACAATACATCGCCTTGCAGGTCTTTCCTGTCGTTTCATCAGCGCAGTTAATTATTGTTGAACCACTTTCCTTGCCCGTTTGTCCACAGCTCGTGCACTTACGCTGGTTCCTATTTGGAAGGACCTTATCGAGGCACTGGCAATTGGATCTTAACCACGTTGAAATACGCAGTTGTTCCTTAATCGTGCATTCTTTGTGAGTTGACCTGACTTGCTGGCGTAAGAAGCGCTGAACTCCAGCGCGACGATTTCGGATTGTCTTGTGAAGAAATGTAATCCTGGCCTTTTCTTGTTCAGGATAATAATAAGCCGAAATCTTTCTCCGTAGACGCATCCCGTACCCTCTGAGACATACCACGCCAATAGCGACCAGATACAGGACTAGAAACACGGGAATATTCGAATCGTACGGTTTAATAGGAGAAGGTAAACAGCGACTGAGGTGCAAATTTGATGTAAAACCTTCATTGATGTCAAGACCTTGGAAAAGAAATTCGTAGAAATCTTTCACTGGACCGTCTCCATGTACTATTATCTTAAGCGTCCCTTTACCTTGAATGCCGAGCTCTAGCGAGCCGTGAATGCGTACAAGGTTCATGATATAGAAAAGGACGTAGTCGAACAAGACGACGGTGACGCAAAATATGAAGTGAAGGAACACTTGGGCTAATCCTGTAGTACAATATGTCAGCTCAAAGCTGTTTAGTTTCCATGATCTCGTGTCGACATACTTGGTGTGTTCGCTTTTCTTTAGCGGAAGTAGAGAAGTCTGACCCAATCTTTCTTGCTCTGCGTCAAACGATCTGAAACCTTTCGTGATGTAAACGTTGTCATATCCATCCTTTGCTAAATACGACTTTATATAGAGAAACGACTGAATGAAAATAATCAACAAGGTAACAGACAGCACTTTCGTCGTAACAAATGACATCATTTGAAGCACATTCACTTTCTCGTCCACTTCCTTGTTTAtctcttcttgaatcgtcttgGATGTTTTAGACGAATTCGCGCCGCCTTTAGCGAAAACTCGCATGTCCACGTCTGCGGTAAACAACTTCAGAGCGTCGTCCAAAGCTACCCTGAGATAGAAATGTGTTTCATTACTGAAAGAGCTTTTGCGatacttaaaataataaacatctATTCACTCTCAATGGccataataattataacaaagaTGAGCATTCGTTATGAAgatttacaatgcaaacatataTTTTCGATTTAATGCAAATGTTGCCGGTATAAACTGGAAAAAAAACGTTCTAATTCGTTAATAGATAGATAATAATGAAAAGAAAAGACATAGCAAATACCATTacatatttatcaaaacaaaatatatttctaaaaggTTGTCGTAAttttgatagaaaaatattacCGGGGTATTCTTCTATCGCTTTAATTGGACTTACCCATGAAttcaataaacataaaataccCCAAAGCAGATTTTAGACATCTGCATGATTAACGCGTGAGCTGCAATTGCTGTTTGATATTGATCTATTATATGAAAATGGCGTGGGAATGCTATACAACTAACTTCCGAACAAAAATAGACCGGCTCAAACCATAACCTAATTTGATTTTGGGTAAAGTAGGGAACAATCGAGTTCACCAGGTTAAACCatagaaaaatcttgtttacGTCAACATTTAGCTCGTTTCCACTCAAAATGCCATCTGTTTTACAAACTTCCTGAAACTTGATCAGACTGTTATGAAAATATCTAGACCAACTTCGAATTTGGATAAGTGAAGTCATTAACAAGTCAATAgataaaatcttagaaaaaaatgTGACCTCTCTAGAAGCCACTGCTATGCATCAATATTGCTGAAACGATTCAAGAATAACAATGTATAAATGCAAAATTTGAATTTGCGTTACGTGAAATCAAAAACTAGCTGaacaggtcaaatcttataaaacAACTCGAGAGGCCCAATATAAGACTCAATCTTGACGAATCCTTGTCAGAAGGCTTATCCTGGCAATACTAGGACCGTGTTCGAATCTGGGTCAATTGAGATCAACAGAAAATAATCATCCAGCTCAAATCAGCTTGTTTCATTTCGGTAGCTTATTTACGTTATTTGAGACATcctattcaattttaaaattcttTATGAAGTGTAGATGTTCTATCTGGAAAACACCCCATTCGTGTTGTTTTTATTGTGcgcaaacaaaaactttaacaaaaaatgccaaaatgaCCGATCCATTACGCATCCGTCATTCTTGCAAATcttattaaaactaaaaaaacaaatcGATTATAAGAATAGTGTGGCAAAAAAAGCATTTGAAGTATTGAGAACAAAATATGGGGAAAGGTTTTCTGGGTACATACATGGTTTTGGTTGCAGTCGTAGTCACGAAATTATCGGAAGTTTTTCTAACGTTGTTACATAACCCATCAAAAAAATCTTTGGCCTCGTTACAAGGACACGGCAGCCTGGAAAGCAACAGTGCGTCATTTTTGAAAGACAAATCTCAGCAGGTCAATCCAAGAACAATTTTAAGTTtataacccatttatacctagtggactctcccatccttataaattggatcaatgtatttccaaaattagggatgtctagtatatttatttctatgtttagagtATTTCTTAAAGAAGTTCCTTTAAacgaacagcgcagaccctgatgagacgccgcattgccatggcccctttttctagacgctaggcataaatgggtgaataTTAAATGTGTGTGCAACtgaaaaatgttcaaataattaATCGCTAGAAACATACGTAGATAAAAGCTTTTTACCATCCGTTAGTCTTTTATTGaaggcaagtgaccaatcgcTTAGACAGTTACGGATAAAACCTACAGCACAACATACTAACATTTTGCCCGTTTTGATAGCATAGGAGGTCTTTATATATTGCTTTTAAGGCTCTTAAGGCACCATCTTGTCTTAATTTCTAAATCCGATCTGCGCCTGTGGCTGAATTTCGTAATCATAGGGTACCGCTGTGCTTAAATTTCCAGTTTTTTTAGTACTCATGTACACACAATCCTAAGAAGTATATTTGTATTACTATTTTAGCTTTAAAGTATTGAATTAAattatgtgaacaatattaaGTCAAGCGCGGTTATTTGTGCCTGTGCCGGAACCTAATCGCAGGTAAAATGAAAATGTTCAGTCAGGTGGTATAGATCGAATTATTACTCCAATGACATATATAAAGTTGAATGTATGTGGTAGGAGTTACAGAAATTTAGACATATAGCATACAAACCTCAACATGATGTTTTAactacacaattttgtttaattaagaGCTGTTGTAGATTCCTTGAAAgccctcaaaaatgctttattaagtctaaatgaaatatttgtatacaatACATATATAGGAGTTGTAGCacgaaaactttaacctttaaGAACATACATGTCTAAAGTTTTGCAAATTTCATATTGATCACAATTATATGTCTTGGTGAGCGACTTCTTGCAAATACACGTCTGCAATTGTGTATCAATACATGTAGTCAGACAGTTGCCGAGGACCATTAAGCACAGTGGCACTTCTGTGCCTGATTTTCAAAATCGGGCTGCCTCTGTGCCTGAATATGCAAAAAGGGTACCCATTTTCctgaattttcaataaataaagacTTGCGCctaaatttcaaattatttactaTGTGTGCTTGTAAAAGCTCTGAagattttttaattgaattatcGGACACATCGACTGAAGAAAAAATAACGGACAAATTGGCTACCATGGTTCTATGCCCgtgtggtttaacattgccaacCTTAAAAATAGCATTACGTCGTTGAATGGTCGAGTAGTTATGCTCGAACCATTCGATGAGTAGGCAAGACTTAAATGATAAAAACCGGTAGGTCTTAAGCACAGGTCGTCAACCGATGAAACGTTTAATATGTGAaatgtttaacatgttaacagtTGCTTACCCAAATAAGCACCCGGACGAGCAAGTTCTGTAGAAATCGTTAAATGGCTTCTGACATTcctgaacattaaaaaaaacaagtaaacacGTGTTCTCGGCAATAAAGGTTACATAAGAAGAAGCATATGAATTAGTGTTCTTGGCCTGTATTTGCTAGCACAGCTTTCATAAACGGTCGACATGTAAGTTAGTAAATCCATTATTTGTCCAACATAATTTCAAAAGCATGCTCATAAACGGAGTCGATTCCAGGTTTCTTTGTAACAAGCAAAATATGGATTAATATCATAACGTTTATTGTGATATTGATAGGCAATAAAGTATCGCTGTTTATGCAAACTATCAAATGATTATATGCATTCGTATAGGAGTGTCAATAGGCGGACCATGTGGGCTATGGCATTAGTGAGGCTATATAGAGGTCAACAAAGAGGTTTGCGCACATTTATGCACGTCCGAGGCCATGCAATATAAATGGCTTATATCGGTGTATCTGTTTGTAGAACTATTTTAAAagctttataatatatttaactctttcagtgctggaaccgaattttgaaggcctttgcaaacaggatccaaactgtttgctattctgatagtatttttttgaaaaaaaaatcgaaaaaaaatgctaattttagaaattcagcagacgacattttagcagactacaaatttcccagcatgcaaagggttaaacaggcGCATATAAAATTGCTGTGGAAAACAAACCTGGTACGCGGCTTCGAGCGTTGGACCGGCTGTAGCGAGTGTTTGGCTAATTTCCTTGAGAGTGCTCTGTGCTTCCGTTATTGAACGATGTGCAGCGAATACGGTCTTTTCTAATGCTTCTTTCTTTTTGTTGACATTTAGAATAATATCTTTAACAGGTTTGTCTAGTTTTCTTTGCAAAACGAGAAGCTGGTCTTTGATCAAATCAACGCTGCATGCCAAACTGTTTCCACTCTCCTTAAAATTGTGGGAGATATTCGCGATTGGTCCTGATAGCATCACTCCAAAGATAATCGACAATAGAATGGCCCGTCCTTTACCCGTGAAAAAGTTCGGTACAAGAATGGCCATGATGCATCGGCAGAGGGAGGACAACGCGAGACCGATGCAAACGATCACCGTGTAGACTACAGTGATGATTCCTGCTTGTAAATATGTATAGTCGAAAGTGAACCGAAGAATTACCAGAAATATTAGTCCCGTTAATAGTCCGGAAAGTATTCCAAAAGCTGCTTTTATTTTCGGATTTTCATCTCGTCCAGTGTGGAACAGCATATGCGTTTCCTCTTTAAGACGGTTATACAGGTCTAAGTTTCCATTCTTTCTGGATGCATCCCACTCAGTGACGTCGCCGTGCGTTCCTACGCTCACTGGGTTGTTAAACCGAACGTTACGGATACCCGCAGCTTGCTTTTTTTCGGACACAGCCTCTGCAATAAggcaaattaataaaaatgtaaacaatttgcTGGCTTatcttgtttacatgtatatacacgtCTAGATGATCTCATCCATAGCTGTATGCAGATCGAGATCATAGCGCCCATTGGACTTTGCAGTTATATATTATCTCGACCATAGGTATATTCAGACGAGATAATCTCGTCCCTTTGTATATGCAGAACGAGATTATCTCGTCCCTTTGTTTATGCAGATCGAGAATACCGCGCTCATCGGTATATGCAGGTCTAGATTATCTCTTCCATAGAAACATCTACATGCAGGTCGAGATTATTTCACCAAACGGTATTATGCAGACTAATGAGGAACGAAATTTTCCGCCtcgactggatttttgctaagaagagacatcctttaccCCATTAAAAGGAATGTGTCGTCGCTTATTCGCTcgcacggactgcacaggctgatatgaggcctccactttacgcacatgcagtaaggcCCAGTATCTCAGATTGAGGCTTATATGTTTTAGCGATAAGATTGTTCTGAGAGATGAATTAAATGCGATAGTAAatcaattattatcaaaaacgTCTTTTGAGCGTAAAGCACAAGGACCCCACACTCGCACATGCTCTATAAGGTTCAGGGCATGCATTACAATTAAGTTGATACACTGTATGTTGATTGGTTGTTGATAATTAAGCGTGATTCAAGTGTTCCTTCGGAAGTGCAATTAAGCGTACAATTGAATGTAAACGCCTATATGGCTACTTATTACTACTATTCGAAGGGCAGAAAATTCAAAGCAACTTAAATTGTGGTGTTTCATGAAGAATTATACCATTGTTTTCATTAGAGAAATTGTATTGTATTCAAAAGAAATTGTATTGGTAAAAATGAATGTCGTTTAATGTTATGAAATGTCATTGAACTATCGGGCAAATTAAATGTGATGTTTTTGTACGCATTACTTccagtttttaaatgtttttttttgcgcAAATAAGAATTAGTTCACGTTGACAAACGTCTAattcttcaattgtttttttacatttagctTGGATTGGTCGCTGGAGTACTGACACAAATAAAATTGATTTCACGTGCATATTTACCTCTGAGTTTGAGGTCTTTGGTCGTGCATATGacgtcattgtcggcttgggctGCTTCGTACATCGGGTTTTGCATGATATATATCTAACCTGTAAAATTCATATTGCGGGGTAATGTAATTAGTATCTTTCGTTTTGTTTACGATTTGCAAATGGATAGGGCATCATTTATGGAgtattttaagcattttaaaacaaaaatcatttaaacatGAGATTCAAATTCGTTATTTAGGTATTTTGAACGAACaacaaatgaataaatgaatcacaagtaaataaaataaaaaatatatataaatacataaatacttaAATCCGGTTGTGTTTACAAAAAGCGCATTACAGTACCTGGACATATTTTAATACAACATAATATAACTTCTAATTAtgtaacaaagaaaaacaaaaacgttACAATACCTTTTCTCCTATCCATGTATTTGCATCtgtaaaatgtttgttattgCCAATGGCCTAACGTATTCCGTTTCATGATCATAATCAAGcagatttaattttttattgagATGCGGACAATTATAAACATACAGTGGCGTACCTAACATACATTGAAAAATATAAGGGTTGTCATCGCATTTAATAATGTACCAATGTATACACCAAGTTATTAACGATGCTCTTGTGTACAGACCACGCATGTCTTTACATGACTAGAACTCTATGGTCTTTGCACGCATATCTATAAATGCCTAGAACTCTGTGGGTTGTGCTCGCATCTCTATATATGCCTAGAACTCTGTGGGTTGTGCTCGCATTTCTATAAATGCCTAGAACTCTGTTGGCTTTGTACGCATCTCTATGCATGACTAGAACTCTGTGGTCTTTGTTCGCATATCTATACATGACTAGAACTCTGTGGGTTATGCTCgcatctctctatatatatgacTAGAACTCAGTGGGTTGTGTACGCATCTCTATAAATGACTAGAACTCTGTGGGTTGAGCTCGCATCTCTATAAATGACTAGAACTCTGTGGGTTGTGCTCGCATCTCTATATTTGACTAGAACTATGTGGGCTGTGCACGCATATATATACATGCCTAGAACTCTTTGGTCTCTGTACGCATCTCTATATATGACTTGAACTCTGTGGGCTGTGTACACATCTACATAAATGCCTAAAATTATGTTGGCAGTGCTCGCATGCCTAGAAATCTGTTTACTTTGCACGCATGTCTATAAATGCATAGATCGGTGTTGACCTTGCACGCATGTCTATTTATTCCCATACGAATAAAGATTTTGCCCTATAGCGGTTCATACCGGGAGAACGGTAAAATCACCACTAAAAATAATTTACGAACCTTAATAATGATTGCATAATAACTtccaaaaaacaacagcatattgttttgtaaaagaTCAAAATATTACAGCAACACACATGATGTTTTATTTGCAGATACAATGACAAAGCATAAGTATATGATGGGTCGTGTTGCACCAAAACGGATACGCCTGTGTATTAACCGGAAGTCCGCAACGTCGCTCGCCGATGTCCTTAATTGGTGTGTCTGTTTAAAACGGATGCGTCACAATATGAACTGACTTATTTCTATAATGAGAAAATTATTCTTAATCACGCACTTTAAATCGAAAGAGAGTTTTTTCCAAAGTTTAAGCGCTCATCTGGCGATATTCTCCTCATGCGACTAACAACGTACACATTAACAGAATTCGTTCTGATTCATTCTGCTGTGGTGTCTAATTATGTCCTTAAGGCGTTTCATTATCTTAGAATATCGTAAGACTTGTTATTGTGTCAGAACGGC
This sequence is a window from Dreissena polymorpha isolate Duluth1 chromosome 16, UMN_Dpol_1.0, whole genome shotgun sequence. Protein-coding genes within it:
- the LOC127862198 gene encoding E3 ubiquitin-protein ligase DCST1-like isoform X1, whose protein sequence is MQNPMYEAAQADNDVICTTKDLKLREAVSEKKQAAGIRNVRFNNPVSVGTHGDVTEWDASRKNGNLDLYNRLKEETHMLFHTGRDENPKIKAAFGILSGLLTGLIFLVILRFTFDYTYLQAGIITVVYTVIVCIGLALSSLCRCIMAILVPNFFTGKGRAILLSIIFGVMLSGPIANISHNFKESGNSLACSVDLIKDQLLVLQRKLDKPVKDIILNVNKKKEALEKTVFAAHRSITEAQSTLKEISQTLATAGPTLEAAYQECQKPFNDFYRTCSSGCLFGLPCPCNEAKDFFDGLCNNVRKTSDNFVTTTATKTMVALDDALKLFTADVDMRVFAKGGANSSKTSKTIQEEINKEVDEKVNVLQMMSFVTTKVLSVTLLIIFIQSFLYIKSYLAKDGYDNVYITKGFRSFDAEQERLGQTSLLPLKKSEHTKYVDTRSWKLNSFELTYCTTGLAQVFLHFIFCVTVVLFDYVLFYIMNLVRIHGSLELGIQGKGTLKIIVHGDGPVKDFYEFLFQGLDINEGFTSNLHLSRCLPSPIKPYDSNIPVFLVLYLVAIGVVCLRGYGMRLRRKISAYYYPEQEKARITFLHKTIRNRRAGVQRFLRQQVRSTHKECTIKEQLRISTWLRSNCQCLDKVLPNRNQRKCTSCGQTGKESGSTIINCADETTGKTCKAMYCGDCKAALAGMCPLCCDNDVVLRD
- the LOC127862198 gene encoding E3 ubiquitin-protein ligase DCST1-like isoform X2 — translated: MQNPMYEAAQADNDVICTTKDLKLREAVSEKKQAAGIRNVRFNNPVSVGTHGDVTEWDASRKNGNLDLYNRLKEETHMLFHTGRDENPKIKAAFGILSGLLTGLIFLVILRFTFDYTYLQAGIITVVYTVIVCIGLALSSLCRCIMAILVPNFFTGKGRAILLSIIFGVMLSGPIANISHNFKESGNSLACSVDLIKDQLLVLQRKLDKPVKDIILNVNKKKEALEKTVFAAHRSITEAQSTLKEISQTLATAGPTLEAAYQECQKPFNDFYRTCSSGCLFGVALDDALKLFTADVDMRVFAKGGANSSKTSKTIQEEINKEVDEKVNVLQMMSFVTTKVLSVTLLIIFIQSFLYIKSYLAKDGYDNVYITKGFRSFDAEQERLGQTSLLPLKKSEHTKYVDTRSWKLNSFELTYCTTGLAQVFLHFIFCVTVVLFDYVLFYIMNLVRIHGSLELGIQGKGTLKIIVHGDGPVKDFYEFLFQGLDINEGFTSNLHLSRCLPSPIKPYDSNIPVFLVLYLVAIGVVCLRGYGMRLRRKISAYYYPEQEKARITFLHKTIRNRRAGVQRFLRQQVRSTHKECTIKEQLRISTWLRSNCQCLDKVLPNRNQRKCTSCGQTGKESGSTIINCADETTGKTCKAMYCGDCKAALAGMCPLCCDNDVVLRD